In Lacrimispora indolis DSM 755, a genomic segment contains:
- a CDS encoding mandelate racemase/muconate lactonizing enzyme family protein: MKITKIEVFRLPTANSRQNSPVGCRVHTDSGIWGDGEAGMAYGVGGSAAFGMICDLAELVAGMDPLQTELIWETMYKKTFWGQNGGPVVFSGIAAIDVALWDIKGKYFNVPVYQLLGGKVRDKLRTYASQLQFGWGQTGVSGHLWAVTPEDYAYNVRLAVGEGFDAVKIDFFDRDEEGKPLSFLDTTGFLTPKQFKMVESRMKAAREAAGDEVDIIMENHSYPDALGAVQLARLAEKYNILAFEEPNTPTAQTVEYIAKYTSVPIANGERLYSRWQYADHFKRNLLQLAQPDIGNCGGISEVKKICDMAHAYDAGIQIHVAGSPLATNAALQVECTIPNFVIHEHHTCNRMETCLNLTKYNLQPEGGYFTVPECPGIGNEFLQSAINHAILYKSVEKK; encoded by the coding sequence ATGAAAATTACCAAGATTGAGGTATTCCGTCTTCCAACAGCCAACAGCAGGCAGAACAGCCCAGTTGGCTGCCGCGTGCACACGGATTCGGGCATCTGGGGCGACGGCGAAGCAGGGATGGCCTACGGGGTGGGAGGAAGCGCCGCATTCGGCATGATTTGTGATCTGGCTGAATTGGTGGCAGGAATGGACCCGCTGCAGACGGAACTGATTTGGGAGACCATGTATAAAAAGACTTTCTGGGGACAGAATGGAGGACCGGTTGTATTCTCCGGAATTGCGGCTATTGATGTGGCGCTCTGGGATATAAAGGGAAAGTACTTTAATGTTCCGGTATACCAGCTTCTTGGCGGGAAAGTGCGGGATAAGCTTCGCACATATGCGAGCCAGCTTCAGTTTGGCTGGGGGCAGACAGGTGTGTCCGGGCATCTGTGGGCAGTTACCCCGGAAGATTATGCTTATAATGTGAGGCTTGCCGTCGGAGAGGGCTTTGATGCAGTCAAGATAGATTTTTTTGACAGGGATGAAGAGGGGAAACCTTTAAGCTTTCTTGATACGACAGGATTTTTGACGCCAAAGCAGTTCAAAATGGTAGAGAGCCGTATGAAGGCCGCAAGGGAAGCGGCGGGAGATGAGGTCGATATCATTATGGAGAATCATTCTTACCCGGATGCGTTGGGAGCGGTACAGCTGGCGAGACTGGCTGAGAAATACAATATCCTGGCTTTTGAAGAGCCCAATACGCCTACAGCCCAGACTGTTGAGTACATAGCAAAGTATACCTCAGTACCAATTGCAAATGGGGAACGATTGTATTCCCGCTGGCAGTACGCAGATCATTTTAAACGCAATCTGCTTCAGCTTGCCCAGCCGGATATAGGAAACTGCGGAGGCATCTCCGAGGTAAAGAAGATTTGTGATATGGCACATGCCTATGATGCCGGTATTCAGATCCATGTGGCAGGCAGCCCTCTTGCTACAAATGCGGCTCTTCAGGTGGAGTGTACCATTCCCAATTTTGTCATCCATGAGCACCATACGTGCAATCGTATGGAAACTTGTCTAAATCTTACAAAATATAATTTACAGCCCGAAGGCGGATATTTCACTGTCCCGGAATGTCCAGGGATTGGAAACGAATTTTTACAGTCCGCAATCAATCATGCAATTCTTTATAAATCAGTGGAGAAGAAGTGA
- the gatB gene encoding Asp-tRNA(Asn)/Glu-tRNA(Gln) amidotransferase subunit GatB — protein MSKQYETVIGLEVHVELATKTKIFCACSTEFGGAPNTHTCPVCTGMPGSLPVLNKQVVEYALAVGLAANCQINQFCKFDRKNYFYPDNPQNYQISQLYLPICHDGYVEIDTPAGKKKIGIHEIHMEEDAGKLIHDEWEDCSLVDFNRSGVPLIEIVSEPDMRNGDEVIAYLEKLRLIIQYLGASDCKLQEGSMRADVNLSVREAGSAQFGTRTEMKNLNSFKAIARAIEGERKRQIELIEEEKMVVQETRRWDDNKESSYAMRFKEDAKDYRYFPDPDLPPVVISDEWISSIKARQPELRTEKMVRYQEEFKLSPYDADIITGSKHMADIFEAVTAICGKPKEAANWLMVEAMRLLKETETEPENMTFSPENLAKLIDLVDNGTINRTVGKEVFEKVFAENVDPEQYVEEKGLKVVNDEGELRRVIEGIVSANPQSVEDYRNGKEKAFGFLVGQTMRSMKGKADPAAVNRILKNLLG, from the coding sequence ATGAGCAAACAGTATGAGACAGTCATCGGCCTGGAAGTCCATGTGGAACTGGCTACAAAAACAAAAATCTTCTGCGCCTGCTCCACGGAATTCGGAGGAGCCCCCAACACTCACACCTGTCCGGTCTGCACCGGAATGCCCGGTTCCCTTCCTGTCCTTAATAAGCAGGTGGTGGAATATGCCCTGGCAGTGGGCCTTGCGGCAAACTGTCAGATCAACCAGTTCTGCAAGTTTGACCGGAAGAATTATTTTTACCCTGATAATCCGCAGAACTACCAGATATCCCAGCTTTACCTTCCCATCTGTCACGACGGCTATGTGGAAATCGATACACCGGCAGGAAAGAAGAAAATCGGAATCCATGAAATCCACATGGAAGAGGACGCAGGAAAGCTCATCCATGATGAGTGGGAGGACTGCTCTCTGGTTGACTTTAACCGGAGCGGAGTCCCTCTCATTGAGATCGTATCAGAGCCTGACATGAGAAACGGGGATGAGGTAATTGCATATTTAGAAAAGCTGAGGCTGATCATCCAGTATCTGGGCGCCTCGGACTGCAAGCTTCAGGAAGGCTCCATGAGGGCTGATGTGAACTTATCTGTCCGTGAGGCCGGTTCGGCCCAGTTCGGCACAAGGACGGAAATGAAGAATTTAAACTCTTTTAAGGCCATTGCCCGTGCCATTGAAGGGGAGAGGAAACGTCAGATCGAATTGATCGAGGAAGAAAAAATGGTGGTTCAGGAGACCAGGCGGTGGGATGACAACAAGGAATCCTCCTATGCCATGCGGTTCAAGGAAGATGCCAAGGACTACCGTTATTTCCCGGACCCGGACCTTCCTCCTGTGGTCATTAGCGATGAATGGATCAGCAGCATAAAGGCCAGGCAGCCGGAGCTGCGGACGGAAAAGATGGTACGCTATCAGGAGGAGTTCAAGCTTTCCCCATATGATGCGGATATTATCACAGGTTCCAAGCATATGGCGGATATTTTTGAGGCGGTCACAGCCATCTGCGGGAAGCCTAAGGAGGCTGCAAACTGGCTCATGGTGGAGGCTATGCGGCTCTTAAAAGAGACGGAAACGGAACCTGAGAATATGACATTTTCTCCGGAAAACCTTGCAAAATTGATTGATTTAGTGGATAATGGTACCATTAACCGTACCGTGGGCAAGGAAGTTTTTGAAAAAGTTTTCGCAGAAAACGTTGATCCGGAACAGTATGTGGAAGAAAAAGGATTAAAGGTTGTCAATGACGAAGGAGAACTGCGCAGGGTAATTGAGGGAATTGTTTCCGCTAATCCGCAGTCCGTGGAGGATTACCGCAATGGAAAAGAGAAGGCTTTTGGATTTCTGGTAGGCCAGACCATGCGTTCCATGAAAGGAAAAGCCGATCCGGCAGCGGTCAACAGGATACTAAAGAACCTATTGGGTTAA
- a CDS encoding aminotransferase class I/II-fold pyridoxal phosphate-dependent enzyme: MKPYVEMTKEELQELRKLLSVQYKEFQGKDLKLDMSRGKPSTEQLDISMGMMDVLSSNGDLICDDGTDCRNYGVLDGIKEAKELLADMMEVAPDHIIIYGNSSLNVMYDTVSRSMTHGVMGSTPWCKLDKVKFLCPVPGYDRHFSITEYFGIEMVNVPMTPTGPDMDMVEELVAKDDSIKGIWCVPKYSNPQGISYSDDTVRRFARLKPAAKDFRIYWDNAYTIHHLYDRDQDHLIEILAECKRAGNPDMVYKFASTSKVSFPGSGIAAIAASQNNLVDIMKQLKIQTIGHDKVNQLRHVRYFGDIHGMVEHMRKHADIMRPKFEAVIQILEQELGGLGIGEWTSPKGGYFISFDSLDGCAKSIVARCKKSGLVMTGAGATYPYGKDPRDNNIRIAPSYPPLSDLILAMELFALCVKIVSIDKILAEREA, encoded by the coding sequence ATGAAGCCGTATGTTGAGATGACAAAGGAAGAGTTACAGGAACTGAGGAAGCTGCTTTCCGTGCAGTATAAGGAGTTTCAGGGCAAGGATTTAAAGCTAGACATGTCCAGAGGAAAGCCCAGCACGGAACAGCTGGATATATCCATGGGAATGATGGATGTGCTTAGCAGCAATGGTGATCTGATCTGTGATGACGGCACGGACTGCCGCAACTATGGGGTGCTTGACGGTATCAAGGAAGCAAAAGAGCTTCTTGCAGATATGATGGAGGTTGCGCCTGACCATATCATCATTTATGGCAATTCCAGCTTAAATGTCATGTATGATACGGTTTCCCGTTCCATGACCCACGGCGTTATGGGGAGCACTCCCTGGTGCAAGCTGGATAAGGTGAAATTCCTTTGTCCTGTCCCAGGGTATGACAGACACTTTTCCATAACCGAATACTTTGGGATCGAAATGGTGAACGTTCCCATGACTCCCACCGGCCCTGATATGGATATGGTGGAAGAACTGGTTGCAAAGGATGATTCCATCAAAGGAATCTGGTGCGTTCCCAAATATTCCAACCCTCAGGGAATTTCCTATTCCGATGATACGGTGCGCCGTTTTGCCCGCTTAAAGCCGGCTGCAAAAGACTTCCGCATTTACTGGGACAACGCTTACACCATCCATCACTTATACGACCGGGATCAGGATCATCTCATTGAGATCCTTGCAGAGTGTAAGAGAGCCGGGAATCCGGATATGGTTTATAAATTCGCTTCCACCTCAAAGGTCAGCTTCCCAGGCTCCGGCATTGCAGCCATTGCGGCCAGTCAGAACAACCTGGTAGACATTATGAAGCAGTTAAAGATTCAGACCATTGGACATGACAAGGTGAATCAGCTGCGCCATGTACGCTACTTTGGAGATATCCACGGCATGGTAGAGCATATGAGAAAGCATGCGGACATCATGAGGCCGAAATTTGAGGCAGTGATCCAGATCCTGGAACAGGAGCTGGGCGGTCTTGGGATCGGTGAATGGACCAGTCCAAAAGGCGGCTATTTTATTTCCTTTGACTCCCTTGACGGATGTGCAAAGTCCATCGTGGCAAGATGCAAAAAATCCGGCTTAGTGATGACTGGTGCAGGAGCCACTTATCCTTATGGAAAGGATCCCAGGGATAACAATATCCGTATAGCCCCCTCTTATCCTCCTTTATCTGATCTGATCCTGGCTATGGAATTATTTGCTCTTTGTGTGAAGATCGTCAGCATAGACAAGATTCTGGCTGAGAGAGAAGCATAA
- a CDS encoding SLC13 family permease, giving the protein MNEAKATLSTQEVKVKKVKSPFELKMQFFGLPAALIVFGLFYSTPIPVGLSYAGKMALGVFLTALILWVTESIPNYTVSLLVIVALPLLGVWEEEKAMGVLGYEVIWLTFAAFIIASGMEKSGLAKRLALNLITRFGKSANSILLLLIATNFLIAFVVPSTTARAAMMFPIVLLVIEAFGTTMNDPKNNLGKLLALQGIQSNNLSTGAIVTATSAQIMAIGFIKDLTGQNISWTYWFIASAPVTILTLLASFFIGKILFKIPASNAKVNLSLLEEERKNLGKMSLVEKKALVIFGITIALWAIDTRQIHLFGFQLSLVMVAILSAALFFMPYLGILKWKEAKISWNLLIFACGAYAAGVALDETGVAAWGLNALFAHLGIESMSFTLIFAVIMLIASFSHFIFTSKTVRTIILIPTIIGIANATGINPVALALPAAFCISDTITLPPHSKVNLIYYNTGFFNVLEQLLYGTLVLLAKWALMIIASLTWFRFIGLV; this is encoded by the coding sequence ATGAATGAAGCAAAAGCAACATTGTCAACGCAGGAAGTCAAAGTAAAAAAAGTCAAAAGCCCTTTTGAACTGAAAATGCAATTTTTCGGGCTGCCGGCCGCATTGATCGTATTCGGCCTTTTCTATTCCACCCCCATCCCTGTGGGCCTGTCCTATGCAGGAAAAATGGCCCTGGGCGTATTCTTGACCGCCCTCATCCTTTGGGTCACGGAAAGCATCCCCAATTACACGGTTTCCCTCCTGGTCATCGTAGCCCTCCCCCTCCTTGGCGTCTGGGAAGAGGAAAAGGCCATGGGCGTATTGGGCTATGAAGTCATCTGGCTGACCTTTGCAGCCTTTATCATCGCCTCAGGCATGGAAAAAAGCGGCCTTGCCAAACGTCTTGCCCTTAACCTCATAACCAGGTTCGGCAAAAGCGCAAACAGCATCCTGCTGCTTTTAATTGCCACCAACTTTCTCATCGCTTTTGTGGTGCCTTCTACCACCGCCCGGGCGGCAATGATGTTCCCCATCGTCCTTCTGGTGATCGAAGCCTTCGGAACTACCATGAATGACCCTAAGAATAACTTGGGAAAGCTTCTGGCCTTACAGGGAATCCAGTCCAACAATTTGTCCACAGGAGCCATTGTAACCGCAACCAGCGCCCAGATCATGGCCATTGGTTTTATTAAGGATTTGACCGGACAGAACATTTCGTGGACTTACTGGTTCATTGCCTCCGCCCCTGTCACCATCCTGACCCTCCTGGCCTCCTTTTTTATCGGAAAGATCCTTTTTAAGATTCCCGCCTCCAATGCCAAGGTAAACTTAAGCCTTCTGGAAGAAGAACGTAAAAATCTTGGCAAGATGAGTCTGGTGGAAAAGAAAGCTTTGGTCATCTTTGGGATCACCATAGCCTTATGGGCCATTGATACCAGACAGATCCATCTTTTCGGGTTCCAGCTCAGCCTTGTTATGGTGGCCATTTTATCGGCGGCATTGTTCTTCATGCCCTATCTTGGCATTCTGAAATGGAAAGAGGCCAAAATCTCCTGGAATCTGCTGATTTTCGCCTGCGGAGCTTACGCTGCCGGCGTGGCATTGGATGAAACCGGCGTGGCTGCCTGGGGACTTAACGCCCTGTTTGCACACTTAGGCATAGAGAGCATGAGCTTTACCTTAATATTTGCCGTTATCATGCTCATTGCCAGTTTCAGCCACTTCATCTTTACATCCAAAACAGTGCGGACCATTATACTCATTCCAACCATCATCGGTATTGCCAATGCAACCGGAATCAATCCGGTGGCCCTGGCTCTTCCGGCCGCATTTTGTATTTCCGACACAATCACTTTACCTCCTCACAGCAAAGTCAACCTAATCTACTACAACACCGGCTTTTTCAATGTGCTTGAACAGCTGCTTTACGGCACGCTGGTTCTGTTGGCAAAATGGGCCCTGATGATCATCGCCTCCCTGACATGGTTCCGGTTCATCGGGCTCGTATAA
- the apgM gene encoding 2,3-bisphosphoglycerate-independent phosphoglycerate mutase encodes MRKKQGILIISDGLGDRPIKALGGLTPLEYANTPNLDRLAKEGCTGNVYPIAPGIPVGTDVGHMEIFGCDSDMYYPGRGPLEALSGGMELMEGDVAFRGNFGTIDEEGIVIDRRAGRIQDGTKELARALSGMQLKDGTIVLVKELTQHRVAVVLRGKGLSAALVPTDVGTANEGAKLVVPHPEDPACKEAARTAENLWEFTRKAIDILKSHPVNQDRIRKGLLPANVIITRGPGQLRAIPSTAQKAGIRGLCIAGDVTVGGIARLVGFDYYFQESFTGGFTTDIMGKARKAAESLKEGYDWVIVHVKGTDLAGHDNQPLEKVRIIEEIDCMIGYLMDQIDKDNCYIAFTADHSTPCEARDHTGDGVPTMIWGWDVRRDKVEKAGETYFMEGALQNLRARDIFALQMDLMGFSKKRGA; translated from the coding sequence ATGAGAAAAAAACAGGGAATATTGATTATTTCTGATGGTCTGGGTGACCGGCCAATCAAGGCGCTGGGAGGTTTGACCCCGCTGGAATATGCAAATACACCGAATCTGGACCGTTTGGCAAAAGAAGGCTGCACAGGAAACGTTTATCCCATCGCCCCAGGGATACCTGTTGGCACGGATGTGGGGCACATGGAAATCTTTGGCTGCGATTCGGATATGTACTACCCCGGCAGAGGACCGCTGGAGGCTTTAAGCGGGGGAATGGAGCTTATGGAAGGAGATGTAGCCTTTCGGGGAAATTTCGGAACCATTGACGAGGAAGGCATTGTCATTGACCGGAGAGCCGGCCGGATCCAGGATGGAACTAAAGAACTGGCAAGGGCCTTATCAGGGATGCAGCTTAAGGATGGCACCATTGTTCTTGTAAAGGAGCTGACCCAGCACCGGGTCGCTGTGGTGCTTCGTGGAAAGGGGCTGTCCGCGGCACTTGTGCCCACAGACGTAGGAACTGCCAACGAAGGAGCAAAGCTGGTGGTACCTCACCCGGAAGATCCTGCCTGTAAAGAAGCTGCCCGGACAGCGGAAAACTTATGGGAATTCACCAGGAAAGCCATTGACATCCTAAAAAGTCATCCTGTAAACCAGGATCGGATCAGAAAAGGACTGCTGCCGGCCAATGTGATCATAACAAGAGGACCCGGACAGCTGAGGGCCATCCCCAGTACGGCCCAAAAAGCCGGCATCAGGGGCCTGTGCATCGCAGGGGATGTTACTGTAGGCGGGATCGCCAGGCTGGTTGGTTTTGATTATTACTTCCAGGAATCCTTTACCGGTGGTTTTACCACGGATATCATGGGAAAGGCCAGAAAAGCTGCGGAATCCTTAAAGGAAGGCTACGACTGGGTCATCGTCCATGTTAAGGGCACTGATTTAGCAGGCCATGATAATCAGCCCTTGGAAAAGGTCCGTATCATTGAAGAGATAGACTGTATGATAGGCTATCTCATGGATCAGATTGACAAGGATAATTGTTACATCGCCTTTACGGCAGACCACTCCACTCCCTGCGAGGCCAGGGACCATACGGGAGACGGCGTTCCCACCATGATCTGGGGCTGGGACGTGAGGCGGGATAAGGTGGAAAAGGCAGGAGAAACCTATTTTATGGAAGGCGCCCTGCAAAACTTAAGGGCAAGGGATATTTTTGCCCTTCAAATGGACTTAATGGGCTTTTCAAAAAAGAGAGGAGCCTGA
- a CDS encoding APC family permease: MAIKIVKEPNPKPGTLGRIELYALAIGQVIGAGVITLIVPAIKMTGYSAWLAYFAAIIMGFVMIAPNIFISSTLRLGGGNYSMLCDLAGPTISGIFAFAYLTQCLSLSLFGASASAYLGDIIPVLGGRGPRIIVGISLLTFFYVVNLLGIDIMAKAQKMMTWLLIAALVIFSVAGIVKMKLPIFDFTDPGFLVNGWGITFANGQINGGFFGAVLLFVYSCQGYYMTTAYGRDAKNARKDIPVVLIMAVPTLLVLYVGVALAGTGVMSIEEYGNSTTLVFAAQRIFPAWLFYAFIIGGPIMALLSTLNSSFAYNSITIGQSCDDGWLPVSFGKKNGKGARIWILTFMYALGIIPILFGLSITVITNMVQLFTSFFAFLNFVAYIKMPKKYPEAWKKARFHISAGLYYAVCVVSLVCFLIVFWKACLSMNMSLAVANITALLVMAVIGIWRAKSGNIEIHTSVWAED; this comes from the coding sequence ATGGCAATAAAAATTGTAAAAGAACCGAATCCGAAGCCGGGAACTCTTGGAAGGATAGAGTTATATGCGCTGGCAATCGGGCAGGTAATCGGAGCTGGTGTAATTACCCTTATTGTTCCGGCAATCAAGATGACCGGATATTCTGCATGGTTAGCCTATTTTGCCGCAATCATTATGGGATTTGTCATGATTGCACCTAATATTTTTATATCCTCCACATTAAGGCTTGGGGGAGGAAACTACTCCATGCTCTGTGATTTAGCGGGTCCCACGATTTCCGGTATTTTCGCATTTGCTTATCTGACACAATGTCTTTCGCTTTCCCTGTTCGGAGCGTCTGCTTCCGCATATCTGGGGGATATTATACCGGTATTAGGGGGACGGGGGCCACGGATCATTGTGGGAATCTCTCTTTTGACCTTCTTCTATGTGGTCAATTTGCTGGGGATTGATATCATGGCCAAAGCACAGAAAATGATGACATGGCTGCTGATCGCGGCACTGGTGATTTTTTCGGTTGCCGGCATCGTTAAGATGAAACTGCCGATTTTTGATTTTACAGATCCGGGATTTTTGGTGAATGGCTGGGGAATTACATTCGCAAACGGGCAGATCAATGGAGGCTTTTTTGGCGCAGTGCTTCTCTTTGTTTATTCCTGTCAGGGCTACTATATGACAACCGCTTATGGCCGTGACGCAAAGAATGCCAGAAAAGATATTCCGGTTGTTCTGATCATGGCAGTTCCTACTCTCCTCGTACTGTACGTAGGCGTTGCGCTGGCGGGAACAGGCGTTATGAGCATTGAGGAATACGGGAATTCCACAACACTGGTGTTTGCAGCACAGCGTATCTTTCCGGCATGGCTCTTTTATGCATTCATTATCGGAGGGCCGATTATGGCATTACTTTCTACCTTAAATTCCAGCTTTGCCTACAACTCCATCACAATCGGCCAGTCCTGTGATGATGGCTGGCTTCCGGTTTCGTTTGGAAAGAAGAACGGCAAAGGTGCCCGCATATGGATTTTGACCTTTATGTATGCGCTCGGTATAATCCCGATTTTATTTGGTCTTTCCATTACGGTTATCACAAATATGGTTCAGCTTTTCACCTCATTTTTTGCCTTTCTCAATTTTGTTGCATACATAAAAATGCCGAAGAAATATCCGGAGGCATGGAAGAAAGCCCGTTTTCATATCTCGGCCGGACTGTACTATGCAGTCTGCGTTGTATCTTTGGTTTGCTTCCTTATTGTGTTCTGGAAAGCCTGTCTGTCAATGAATATGTCTCTCGCAGTGGCAAATATAACAGCTCTGCTGGTAATGGCAGTTATTGGCATTTGGCGTGCAAAGTCGGGAAATATTGAGATTCATACCTCTGTCTGGGCGGAAGATTAA
- a CDS encoding LysR family transcriptional regulator, producing the protein MNLRHLTIFKTVCEEGSITGAAKALSMTQPAISHAINELEESVGSPLFDRVSRRVVINENGKFYLSKVIPLLELYQDLENYSGALHLQAPLRIGACVTLATYLLPKVVSRFTLTNPDTQLKVIVNNSQEVTNKLLKNELDIGLIEGVIPDEKLEKIPFSSYPMAVICAPGHPFADRLAQPVALDRLIEEPLLLREQGCTLRDTFDFALALNNLSAEPLWSSTNSDVILQAVRENIGIGIVPRIFADESIKKGEIVEIEVKNLDISCMNHVVFHKDKFQTEAFQAFINLVLFD; encoded by the coding sequence ATGAACTTAAGACATCTGACTATCTTTAAAACGGTGTGTGAAGAAGGCAGCATCACAGGAGCAGCCAAGGCGCTGTCCATGACCCAGCCTGCCATCTCCCACGCCATCAATGAACTGGAAGAATCCGTTGGCTCGCCTTTATTTGACCGTGTATCCCGCAGAGTGGTCATCAATGAGAACGGAAAATTTTATTTGTCTAAGGTCATCCCTCTCCTGGAACTGTATCAGGATCTGGAAAACTATTCCGGTGCCCTGCATCTTCAGGCTCCTTTAAGAATCGGCGCCTGCGTAACCCTGGCCACCTACTTACTTCCTAAAGTGGTATCCCGCTTTACCCTTACAAACCCTGATACCCAGCTAAAGGTGATAGTAAACAATTCCCAGGAGGTTACAAACAAGCTTCTTAAAAATGAACTGGATATCGGCCTGATTGAGGGAGTCATCCCTGATGAGAAATTGGAGAAGATCCCCTTTTCCTCCTATCCCATGGCAGTCATCTGCGCCCCCGGCCACCCCTTTGCAGACCGTCTTGCCCAGCCGGTGGCACTGGACCGGCTCATTGAAGAACCTCTGCTGCTGAGAGAACAGGGCTGTACCCTTCGGGATACCTTTGACTTCGCCCTTGCCTTAAACAATTTATCGGCTGAACCTCTCTGGTCCAGCACCAACTCCGATGTGATCCTCCAGGCTGTAAGGGAGAATATCGGGATCGGCATTGTTCCCAGAATTTTTGCCGATGAGTCCATTAAAAAAGGGGAAATCGTAGAAATAGAGGTAAAGAATCTGGATATCAGCTGCATGAATCATGTGGTATTCCATAAGGATAAATTCCAGACGGAAGCATTCCAGGCCTTCATCAACCTGGTATTATTCGACTAA
- a CDS encoding LysR family transcriptional regulator, which translates to MMMNLETLETFLKVAGNHSFTQTAAEMFCSQAAVSIRVKSLEKHFGTELFERDNNRIGLTKEGKLLLPYVKTIMETMRGAEKEIYASENLKNREIRFACSGTPGTYIFPPIIHAFSAKYPSVTVVNHVEYTQNVFEDIESKAFPFGFVSQPFPPQREMLLYEELTDDPLVFFASTDNPLSRKDEVGLEDLVGENLMTTNPRSSIVKYLESAGSLNFPKKNIHAIGNIEAVKKCVVDNKGIGILSVLAIETERKYGVIKVLKLKDSISLTRKIYAVFHKDQPLSLPDEVFLDFVKDYMKSQGSGKTPSAGNRP; encoded by the coding sequence ATGATGATGAATCTGGAAACCCTGGAAACCTTTCTGAAAGTCGCCGGAAACCACAGCTTTACCCAGACTGCCGCAGAGATGTTCTGCTCCCAGGCGGCTGTTTCCATACGTGTGAAAAGCCTGGAAAAGCATTTTGGGACCGAATTATTTGAAAGGGATAACAACCGGATAGGATTGACAAAAGAAGGGAAGCTGCTGCTTCCTTATGTGAAGACCATCATGGAGACCATGAGGGGAGCGGAGAAGGAGATCTATGCTTCTGAGAACTTAAAAAACAGGGAAATACGGTTTGCCTGTTCCGGCACCCCGGGAACCTATATCTTTCCACCCATCATTCATGCATTTTCAGCCAAATATCCGTCTGTGACCGTGGTGAACCACGTAGAATACACTCAGAATGTTTTTGAGGATATTGAATCAAAGGCCTTTCCTTTTGGATTTGTCAGCCAGCCGTTTCCTCCTCAAAGAGAGATGCTGTTGTATGAGGAGCTGACGGATGACCCGCTTGTCTTTTTCGCTTCAACGGATAATCCTTTAAGCAGGAAAGATGAGGTGGGGCTGGAGGATTTGGTGGGAGAGAATCTCATGACAACCAATCCCCGGTCATCCATTGTTAAGTACTTAGAATCTGCCGGAAGCTTAAACTTTCCGAAAAAGAACATCCACGCCATTGGAAACATCGAGGCAGTGAAGAAATGTGTGGTGGATAATAAGGGAATCGGCATCTTGTCAGTTCTGGCAATTGAAACAGAACGTAAATATGGGGTGATCAAGGTGTTGAAGCTGAAAGACTCCATAAGCCTCACCAGGAAGATCTATGCGGTGTTTCATAAGGATCAGCCCTTATCTCTTCCTGATGAAGTATTTCTGGATTTTGTGAAGGATTATATGAAGTCACAGGGATCCGGCAAAACTCCTTCTGCCGGTAACCGTCCTTAG